In a single window of the Acyrthosiphon pisum isolate AL4f chromosome X, pea_aphid_22Mar2018_4r6ur, whole genome shotgun sequence genome:
- the LOC100571724 gene encoding uncharacterized protein LOC100571724 isoform X2 has protein sequence MANLCFICDKELSVESECVSVKTKGIANLINSSKARFDNKWKSLVNLENVLVHKDCRKNYTRPDTIRKCVNEKEGTSNISPVKGKLRSNYIFKFKENCLFCDNECSKELEKKLCKERRDTIIQISTLHFKQSIIDVANKRNDEWGKEVLKRLNSVICLVSEESKYHKSCERKFCSTNPVDENKKRGRPQDEDLANAFSNLCDFLESENECQFGLHFLNEKMEGTCDEKTLKNKLINKYGDDIIITKSHGRKSVVSFKNTGFKVLTNAWYDSKKENEEEERLRIVEAAATIIREDIRSFVYETDSFPPPNQFMDDVKEDIPKTLLFFLSEVCGKNKKTKSQKYDNKFVALAHAIINCCRPRSFISPILLGLGLYLHRHFGTKRAIDIFSNFGFCASYTDVYVFETSSLLYPQPKVDRNSFSQFVFDNADFNINTIDGYNTFHTMGGIQCVVPKNAIQWNERIQKLKTVVTAETMGNIASIPIISYEKTGNMENKIIIQDFNIIRPTVYNMTYVSPSELHWMCAQWLGVIKCPGWNGFMETLTDSREYQETQISFLPFVNLPPSSPDCIHSVLIFAAQECKKLNQRTCFVTFDQPLYIKARNIVESSKLNPQIVVRLGGFHLLMSFMGSIGYIMAGSGLRELWNTIYAANSIDKMMTGHAYSRAVRAHMLTQLCLSKIILDEIELTEEYKITLKNYISSTDYTTSTLEDIENHEIIQDLIRKVENQIKIIASRGKTATLWIQYFYLVHICRQFIYAERIGNWYLHLECVEKMIPFFHSTGHFQYAKSAHLYLQDMYQLEKHMHLEEFQKFCNEGYFTIKRSSKFWCGTWSDMTIEQTLMRSMKTSGGLTNGRGFQNSVLVRWLIGTPVASTITDQIEQFTNTFHFTSEQHVDQRDSRIKIDNKHIGILSNWLNIHNPFPELHEIMSISTGVVGNEQINCYQAQEVGQQTMKNVIGDNFSDIKLQRANRVVSLDFARKLTVCIRDEILSIDPLLLFQRIMIRVKTEEELKECFEYELSPIPLSLFDESGQMRKTKKSILYDVFLTTTNTYNVLDKNVVVVIDGGFLLHRVVWPSTSTYGNIIGNYVNYVKRHYGSNCVVVFDGYANTELNIKNSERQRRKNMYTSTNIIFEESMDVLTTQEKFLSNTENKMRLITMLTEKFLTSGILVRQAEDDADLLIVNTAIRNTDDNIQVVVIGEDIDLLILLLTLSPPKNTIIFEKPGRGKIETRSYAVGSLQEHFKNEIKYFMFIHAIGGCDTTSALFQQGKIKHLKTVKKHQELHDALLIFNNESSSPEEIERAGEKYLLALYKAPAHITSLNKLRHDVFQKTAASNKKQVQLARLPPTIDAAREHLHRVYLQIQLWRGNKLEFRSTELGLERI, from the coding sequence atggccaatttatgttttatatgtgATAAAGAACTAAGTGTTGAAAGTGAATGTGTTTCTGTAAAAACTAAGGGCATAGCAAATCTTATAAATTCAAGTAAAGCGCGATTCGATAATAAATGGAAGTCATTAGTGAATTTAGAAAATGTACTTGTTCACAAAGATTGCCGAAAGAATTACACAAGACCAGACACCATAAGGAAATGTGTTAATGAAAAAGAAGGTACGAGTAATATATCACCTGTCAAAGGTAAGCTacgttcaaattatatattcaaatttaaagaaaattgtttattctGCGACAACGAATGTTCAAAagagttagaaaaaaaattgtgtaaggAACGTCGAGatactataatacaaatatctacCCTTCATTTTAAACAGTCAATTATTGACGTAGCGAACAAAAGAAATGATGAATGGggtaaagaggtgctcaaacggttGAATAGTGTGATATGTTTGGTATCCGAAGAGTCGAAGTATCATAAATCGTGTGAACGTAAATTTTGCTCGACAAATCCAGTCGATGAAAATAAGAAAAGAGGGAGACCACAAGATGAAGATTTAGCAAACGCGTTTTCcaatttatgtgattttttgGAGTCAGAAAATGAATGTCAATTTGGTCTacattttttgaatgaaaaaatggAGGGAACGTGTGatgaaaaaactttaaaaaataaattgataaataagtaTGGTgacgatataattattacaaagagCCATGGAAGAAAGTCAGTAGtgagttttaaaaatacaggaTTTAAAGTATTAACAAATGCGTGGTATgattcaaaaaaagaaaatgaagaAGAAGAACGGTTGAGAATAGTCGAAGCAGCTGCTACTATAATACGAGAGGATATAAGGTCATTTGTTTATGAGACCGATTCATTTCCTCCACCAAATCAATTTATGGATGATGTAAAAGAAGATATACCAAAgaccttattattttttttgtctgaagtttgtggtaaaaataaaaaaacaaaatctcaaaaatatgataataaatttgtGGCTTTGGCGCAtgctataataaattgttgtaggCCTCGCTCGTTCATTTCACCAATTTTACTGGGACTTGGTCTTTATTTGCACAGACATTTTGGTACAAAACGTGCtatagatatattttcaaactttggATTTTGTGCTTCATATACCGATGTTTATGTTTTTGAGACATCATCTTTACTATACCCACAACCCAAAGTTGACCGAAACAGTTTTTcacaatttgtttttgataacgccgatttcaatattaatacgaTTGATGGTTATAATACTTTTCATACAATGGGTGGAATTCAATGTGTAGTGCCCAAAAATGCTATACAGTGGAATGAacgtatacaaaaattaaaaactgttgttACTGCAGAAACTATGGGCAATATTGCATCAATTCCAATTATTTCATATGAAAAAACGGGTAATATggagaacaaaataataatacaagattttaacattattaggcctactgtttataatatgacatatgtgTCCCCAAGCGAATTGCACTGGATGTGTGCACAGTGGCTGGGTGTTATAAAATGTCCTGGTTGGAATGGATTTATGGAAACTCTAACTGACTCTCGGGAATATCAAGAAACGCAAATAAGTTTTTTGCCATTTGTAAACTTACCACCAAGCTCACCCGATTGTATTCATTCGGTTTTGATTTTCGCAGCTcaagaatgtaaaaaattaaaccaaagAACGTGTTTTGTTACTTTTGACCAACCCTTATACATAAAAGCACGAAATATTGTTGAATCCTCTAAATTAAATCCACAAATAGTAGTAAGACTTGGCGGGTTTCATCTTCTTATGTCATTTATGGGTTCAATTGGTTATATTATGGCTGGTAGTGGTTTGAGAGAATTATGGAACACTATATATGCAGCCAATTCAATTGATAAAATGATGACAGGACATGCATATTCAAGAGCAGTACGTGCACATATGTTAACTCAGCTTTgtctttcaaaaataattttggacgAAATTGAATTAACTGAAGAATATAAAatcactttaaaaaattatatttcaagtaCAGATTATACAACGTCGACTTTGGAAGATATAGAAAACCACGAAATAATTCAAGATCTCATACGTAAAgtagaaaatcaaataaaaataattgcttcTAGAGGTAAAACTGCTACGCTttggatacaatatttttatttagtccATATTTGTCGTCAGTTTATTTATGCTGAACGCATCGGGAATTGGTATCTGCATTTAGAATGCGTGGAAAAAATGATACCCTTTTTTCACTCAACTGGACATTTTCAATACGCCAAATCTGCTCATTTATATCTACAAGATATGTATCAATTAGAAAAACATATGCATCTTgaagaatttcaaaaattttgtaATGAAGGTTACTTCACAATTAAAAGATCGAGCAAGTTTTGGTGTGGCACATGGTCAGATATGACTATAGAACAAACATTGATGCGGTCTATGAAAACATCTGGTGGCTTAACCAATGGTCGAGGTTTTCAAAACAGTGTTTTAGTTCGTTGGCTTATAGGCACTCCAGTTGCAAGTACAATAACCGACCAAAttgaacaatttacaaatacGTTTCATTTTACGTCAGAGCAACATGTTGATCAACGCGATTCTCGCATAAAAATCGATAACAAACATATCGGTATACTTTCAAATTGGTTAAACATACATAACCCTTTTCCGGAATTACACGAAATTATGTCTATTTCAACAGGAGTTGTAGGGAATGAacaaattaattgttatcaAGCACAAGAAGTGGGCCAACAGACGATGAAAAATGTTATAGGTGATAATTTTAGTGATATCAAGTTACAACGAGCAAATCGCGTAGTCTCTTTAGATTTTGCAAGAAAACTAACGGTTTGTATTAGAGATGAAATTTTATCAATCGACCCTTTGTTACTCTTCCAAAGAATAATGATAAGAGTTAAGACTGAAGAAGAGCTTAAAGAATGTTTTGAATACGAATTATCACCTATTCCACTTTCATTGTTCGACGAATCAGGTCAAATgcggaaaacaaaaaaatcgattttatatgaTGTGTTTCTAACTACAACAAACACATATAATGTTCTGGACAAAAATGTTGTTGTAGTAATCGATGGAGGTTTCTTATTGCATCGCGTTGTATGGCCATCAACTTCGACGTATGGCAATATCATAGGAAATTATGTAAACTACGTGAAAAGACACTATGGATCTAATTGCGTAGTTGTCTTTGATGGATACGCAAATAccgaactaaatattaaaaattcagagAGGCAGCGacgaaaaaatatgtatacgagtacaaacataatttttgaaGAGTCGATGGATGTACTAACTACCCAAGAAAAATTTTTATCCAATACTGAGAATAAAATGAGGCTTATCACAATGTTGACCGAAAAGTTTTTAACTTCGGGCATTCTTGTTCGCCAAGCCGAAGATGATGCAGATTTACTTATTGTCAATACAGCTATACGAAACACCGACGATAATATACAAGTAGTGGTCATAGGTGAGGATATTGACTTACTTATACTGCTATTAACATTAAGTCCTCCAAAAAACacgataatatttgaaaaaccggGTAGAGGAAAAATAGAAACAAGATCTTATGCTGTTGGAAGTCTacaagaacattttaaaaatgagattaaatattttatgtttatccaTGCGATTGGTGGATGTGATACTACTTCGGCATTATTTCAACAAG
- the LOC100571724 gene encoding uncharacterized protein LOC100571724 isoform X1 gives MANLCFICDKELSVESECVSVKTKGIANLINSSKARFDNKWKSLVNLENVLVHKDCRKNYTRPDTIRKCVNEKEGTSNISPVKGKLRSNYIFKFKENCLFCDNECSKELEKKLCKERRDTIIQISTLHFKQSIIDVANKRNDEWGKEVLKRLNSVICLVSEESKYHKSCERKFCSTNPVDENKKRGRPQDEDLANAFSNLCDFLESENECQFGLHFLNEKMEGTCDEKTLKNKLINKYGDDIIITKSHGRKSVVSFKNTGFKVLTNAWYDSKKENEEEERLRIVEAAATIIREDIRSFVYETDSFPPPNQFMDDVKEDIPKTLLFFLSEVCGKNKKTKSQKYDNKFVALAHAIINCCRPRSFISPILLGLGLYLHRHFGTKRAIDIFSNFGFCASYTDVYVFETSSLLYPQPKVDRNSFSQFVFDNADFNINTIDGYNTFHTMGGIQCVVPKNAIQWNERIQKLKTVVTAETMGNIASIPIISYEKTGNMENKIIIQDFNIIRPTVYNMTYVSPSELHWMCAQWLGVIKCPGWNGFMETLTDSREYQETQISFLPFVNLPPSSPDCIHSVLIFAAQECKKLNQRTCFVTFDQPLYIKARNIVESSKLNPQIVVRLGGFHLLMSFMGSIGYIMAGSGLRELWNTIYAANSIDKMMTGHAYSRAVRAHMLTQLCLSKIILDEIELTEEYKITLKNYISSTDYTTSTLEDIENHEIIQDLIRKVENQIKIIASRGKTATLWIQYFYLVHICRQFIYAERIGNWYLHLECVEKMIPFFHSTGHFQYAKSAHLYLQDMYQLEKHMHLEEFQKFCNEGYFTIKRSSKFWCGTWSDMTIEQTLMRSMKTSGGLTNGRGFQNSVLVRWLIGTPVASTITDQIEQFTNTFHFTSEQHVDQRDSRIKIDNKHIGILSNWLNIHNPFPELHEIMSISTGVVGNEQINCYQAQEVGQQTMKNVIGDNFSDIKLQRANRVVSLDFARKLTVCIRDEILSIDPLLLFQRIMIRVKTEEELKECFEYELSPIPLSLFDESGQMRKTKKSILYDVFLTTTNTYNVLDKNVVVVIDGGFLLHRVVWPSTSTYGNIIGNYVNYVKRHYGSNCVVVFDGYANTELNIKNSERQRRKNMYTSTNIIFEESMDVLTTQEKFLSNTENKMRLITMLTEKFLTSGILVRQAEDDADLLIVNTAIRNTDDNIQVVVIGEDIDLLILLLTLSPPKNTIIFEKPGRGKIETRSYAVGSLQEHFKNEIKYFMFIHAIGGCDTTSALFQQGKIKHLKTVKKHQELHDALLIFNNESSSPEEIERAGEKYLLALYKAPAHITSLNKLRHDVFQKTAASNKKQVQLARLPPTIDAAREHLHRVYLQIQLWRGNKLEFRSTELGLERI, from the coding sequence atggccaatttatgttttatatgtgATAAAGAACTAAGTGTTGAAAGTGAATGTGTTTCTGTAAAAACTAAGGGCATAGCAAATCTTATAAATTCAAGTAAAGCGCGATTCGATAATAAATGGAAGTCATTAGTGAATTTAGAAAATGTACTTGTTCACAAAGATTGCCGAAAGAATTACACAAGACCAGACACCATAAGGAAATGTGTTAATGAAAAAGAAGGTACGAGTAATATATCACCTGTCAAAGGTAAGCTacgttcaaattatatattcaaatttaaagaaaattgtttattctGCGACAACGAATGTTCAAAagagttagaaaaaaaattgtgtaaggAACGTCGAGatactataatacaaatatctacCCTTCATTTTAAACAGTCAATTATTGACGTAGCGAACAAAAGAAATGATGAATGGggtaaagaggtgctcaaacggttGAATAGTGTGATATGTTTGGTATCCGAAGAGTCGAAGTATCATAAATCGTGTGAACGTAAATTTTGCTCGACAAATCCAGTCGATGAAAATAAGAAAAGAGGGAGACCACAAGATGAAGATTTAGCAAACGCGTTTTCcaatttatgtgattttttgGAGTCAGAAAATGAATGTCAATTTGGTCTacattttttgaatgaaaaaatggAGGGAACGTGTGatgaaaaaactttaaaaaataaattgataaataagtaTGGTgacgatataattattacaaagagCCATGGAAGAAAGTCAGTAGtgagttttaaaaatacaggaTTTAAAGTATTAACAAATGCGTGGTATgattcaaaaaaagaaaatgaagaAGAAGAACGGTTGAGAATAGTCGAAGCAGCTGCTACTATAATACGAGAGGATATAAGGTCATTTGTTTATGAGACCGATTCATTTCCTCCACCAAATCAATTTATGGATGATGTAAAAGAAGATATACCAAAgaccttattattttttttgtctgaagtttgtggtaaaaataaaaaaacaaaatctcaaaaatatgataataaatttgtGGCTTTGGCGCAtgctataataaattgttgtaggCCTCGCTCGTTCATTTCACCAATTTTACTGGGACTTGGTCTTTATTTGCACAGACATTTTGGTACAAAACGTGCtatagatatattttcaaactttggATTTTGTGCTTCATATACCGATGTTTATGTTTTTGAGACATCATCTTTACTATACCCACAACCCAAAGTTGACCGAAACAGTTTTTcacaatttgtttttgataacgccgatttcaatattaatacgaTTGATGGTTATAATACTTTTCATACAATGGGTGGAATTCAATGTGTAGTGCCCAAAAATGCTATACAGTGGAATGAacgtatacaaaaattaaaaactgttgttACTGCAGAAACTATGGGCAATATTGCATCAATTCCAATTATTTCATATGAAAAAACGGGTAATATggagaacaaaataataatacaagattttaacattattaggcctactgtttataatatgacatatgtgTCCCCAAGCGAATTGCACTGGATGTGTGCACAGTGGCTGGGTGTTATAAAATGTCCTGGTTGGAATGGATTTATGGAAACTCTAACTGACTCTCGGGAATATCAAGAAACGCAAATAAGTTTTTTGCCATTTGTAAACTTACCACCAAGCTCACCCGATTGTATTCATTCGGTTTTGATTTTCGCAGCTcaagaatgtaaaaaattaaaccaaagAACGTGTTTTGTTACTTTTGACCAACCCTTATACATAAAAGCACGAAATATTGTTGAATCCTCTAAATTAAATCCACAAATAGTAGTAAGACTTGGCGGGTTTCATCTTCTTATGTCATTTATGGGTTCAATTGGTTATATTATGGCTGGTAGTGGTTTGAGAGAATTATGGAACACTATATATGCAGCCAATTCAATTGATAAAATGATGACAGGACATGCATATTCAAGAGCAGTACGTGCACATATGTTAACTCAGCTTTgtctttcaaaaataattttggacgAAATTGAATTAACTGAAGAATATAAAatcactttaaaaaattatatttcaagtaCAGATTATACAACGTCGACTTTGGAAGATATAGAAAACCACGAAATAATTCAAGATCTCATACGTAAAgtagaaaatcaaataaaaataattgcttcTAGAGGTAAAACTGCTACGCTttggatacaatatttttatttagtccATATTTGTCGTCAGTTTATTTATGCTGAACGCATCGGGAATTGGTATCTGCATTTAGAATGCGTGGAAAAAATGATACCCTTTTTTCACTCAACTGGACATTTTCAATACGCCAAATCTGCTCATTTATATCTACAAGATATGTATCAATTAGAAAAACATATGCATCTTgaagaatttcaaaaattttgtaATGAAGGTTACTTCACAATTAAAAGATCGAGCAAGTTTTGGTGTGGCACATGGTCAGATATGACTATAGAACAAACATTGATGCGGTCTATGAAAACATCTGGTGGCTTAACCAATGGTCGAGGTTTTCAAAACAGTGTTTTAGTTCGTTGGCTTATAGGCACTCCAGTTGCAAGTACAATAACCGACCAAAttgaacaatttacaaatacGTTTCATTTTACGTCAGAGCAACATGTTGATCAACGCGATTCTCGCATAAAAATCGATAACAAACATATCGGTATACTTTCAAATTGGTTAAACATACATAACCCTTTTCCGGAATTACACGAAATTATGTCTATTTCAACAGGAGTTGTAGGGAATGAacaaattaattgttatcaAGCACAAGAAGTGGGCCAACAGACGATGAAAAATGTTATAGGTGATAATTTTAGTGATATCAAGTTACAACGAGCAAATCGCGTAGTCTCTTTAGATTTTGCAAGAAAACTAACGGTTTGTATTAGAGATGAAATTTTATCAATCGACCCTTTGTTACTCTTCCAAAGAATAATGATAAGAGTTAAGACTGAAGAAGAGCTTAAAGAATGTTTTGAATACGAATTATCACCTATTCCACTTTCATTGTTCGACGAATCAGGTCAAATgcggaaaacaaaaaaatcgattttatatgaTGTGTTTCTAACTACAACAAACACATATAATGTTCTGGACAAAAATGTTGTTGTAGTAATCGATGGAGGTTTCTTATTGCATCGCGTTGTATGGCCATCAACTTCGACGTATGGCAATATCATAGGAAATTATGTAAACTACGTGAAAAGACACTATGGATCTAATTGCGTAGTTGTCTTTGATGGATACGCAAATAccgaactaaatattaaaaattcagagAGGCAGCGacgaaaaaatatgtatacgagtacaaacataatttttgaaGAGTCGATGGATGTACTAACTACCCAAGAAAAATTTTTATCCAATACTGAGAATAAAATGAGGCTTATCACAATGTTGACCGAAAAGTTTTTAACTTCGGGCATTCTTGTTCGCCAAGCCGAAGATGATGCAGATTTACTTATTGTCAATACAGCTATACGAAACACCGACGATAATATACAAGTAGTGGTCATAGGTGAGGATATTGACTTACTTATACTGCTATTAACATTAAGTCCTCCAAAAAACacgataatatttgaaaaaccggGTAGAGGAAAAATAGAAACAAGATCTTATGCTGTTGGAAGTCTacaagaacattttaaaaatgagattaaatattttatgtttatccaTGCGATTGGTGGATGTGATACTACTTCGGCATTATTTCAACAAGGTAAAATAAAACACctgaaaacagttaaaaaacaCCAGGAATTACACgatgcattattaatatttaataatgaatcttCATCGCCGGAAGAAATTGAACGTGCCGGAGAAAAATATCTTTTAGCATTATATAAAGCTCCAGCCCACATTACGTCTTTGAATAAATTAAGACatgatgtttttcaaaaaaccgCAGCATCTAACAAAAAACAAGTTCAACTAGCTAGACTTCCACCTACTATCGATGCGGCAAGAGAACATTTACATCGAGTTTATTTGCAAATACAGTTGTGGCGTGgcaataaattagaatttagatCCACAGAATTGGGGCTGGAAAGAATATAA